A genomic region of Micromonospora sp. NBRC 110009 contains the following coding sequences:
- a CDS encoding glycosyltransferase family protein produces MSWHPIRPLPEPCTGEILPAFVSHDEWRAGRPLETVRFDMLAVGRGRIIAKEAGTDRLFHCVIDELFRGRRVSGADCDVDVNVGCRSEDPPIPGFYMKLDPEYYVTGPPSLVVPPAAQRDYAGHPASARLPAFAELLELGAADVMIVLQRARTWYLVDARSPRSIVGPEDLQFTEADFRSVFTEQVIRDILNAALSAAEQMLDGGVGRGIEQLVEGQLRQFLPNVPIEGLRESFAALGPLGDFLDGLVKAVVDWLAGGVAPWLAELIANAVPNTLIDTLAETVARSIQDEGYGALVLPAYVALGFLLYGARVSKAIKTEAGVFLLDPRVLASTFPENRPLSDAIAKLMLLSRRREATPPPGRSEWPDGMPTPNQPPGWMPTYLHTRYVPRDREPGTLGHLAVATSPEERFAIQFSKVLDLGVGYSHWTEQWQRHFGGEIHSLLATRPIFQQEQYNLMQYRLLNGPVIDGDGFNDGTTNFYMLVKLGVAGSDDTALPQRYAILWIDEQTYFTQRWRLLDPTEDVLGDLFSLAHSLKRNPEWFHFSRERFWSPFTDDLVNDNSRMAVRRQIVAVTGYNRADQRHEIYTICFNYGVSDHTWRWRRYPAAEQVIVEAATAQDADQDFPTIMKSGPANAYVAVNTLDLRDDTTLHVRGTKRARADAPLRAGRWVQRYLPADCRHVPAPHQLTGGKPKAGFGHAWDFVSETAYRRADQFYQFGVYEPNIDSRCQYYEVELLPGEDGLVPNVEDVVGSVWRNDGESSPVERLHHNTTNFVWTPTKNDSGMIELSGRALLRDRRTLPTMSMYESTTRFRILERKPHGLIAVFYDKRDDELQPASDLPHETVFREDFEDAAIPTEWENETGGQACAPTPIPRPPRTIRCLVKRNKRVLHPPIVRKAQVVVRGVNLSISFWTPQTEDDVNENVWKVSLAAIDETGVVPICSLTRHPNFIRRGRPDAPLPFDHAGELGDEWRYDGLYKVDPKMIERVNRFCTPAGHVDYATSLWFEDIVGHRSVAQETLFG; encoded by the coding sequence GTGAGCTGGCATCCGATTCGGCCGCTGCCCGAGCCGTGCACCGGCGAGATCCTGCCTGCGTTTGTGTCTCATGACGAGTGGCGAGCCGGACGCCCGCTCGAAACGGTCCGCTTCGACATGCTTGCCGTGGGACGCGGTCGCATCATCGCGAAGGAGGCCGGGACCGACCGGCTGTTCCACTGCGTGATCGACGAACTCTTCCGCGGCCGTCGTGTCTCGGGTGCGGACTGCGACGTCGATGTGAACGTCGGATGCCGCAGCGAGGATCCGCCCATTCCCGGCTTCTACATGAAGCTCGACCCTGAGTACTACGTGACGGGACCGCCGAGCCTTGTCGTTCCGCCGGCCGCCCAGCGCGACTACGCGGGCCACCCGGCCAGCGCCCGCCTGCCCGCCTTCGCCGAACTCCTCGAGTTGGGCGCGGCGGACGTAATGATCGTGCTGCAGCGTGCGCGCACGTGGTACCTGGTCGATGCGCGCTCGCCGCGCTCGATCGTCGGGCCGGAAGATCTCCAGTTCACGGAGGCCGACTTCAGGTCGGTGTTCACCGAGCAGGTCATCCGCGACATCCTGAACGCAGCGCTGTCGGCAGCCGAGCAGATGCTCGACGGTGGCGTTGGCCGCGGCATCGAGCAACTGGTTGAGGGCCAGCTGCGCCAGTTCCTGCCGAACGTTCCGATCGAAGGCCTTCGTGAAAGCTTCGCGGCGCTCGGTCCACTCGGCGATTTTCTCGACGGCCTGGTCAAGGCGGTTGTCGACTGGTTGGCGGGGGGCGTCGCCCCATGGCTCGCCGAGTTGATCGCAAACGCGGTGCCCAACACGTTGATCGACACGCTCGCCGAGACGGTGGCCAGGAGCATCCAGGACGAAGGCTATGGAGCCCTCGTGCTGCCCGCGTACGTGGCGTTGGGATTCCTCCTCTATGGGGCGAGGGTCTCAAAGGCGATCAAGACCGAGGCTGGTGTGTTCCTGCTGGACCCGCGCGTGCTGGCCAGCACTTTCCCCGAAAACCGGCCGCTCAGTGACGCCATCGCCAAGCTCATGCTCTTGTCCCGGCGACGCGAGGCCACGCCCCCACCCGGCCGGTCGGAGTGGCCGGACGGAATGCCGACGCCGAACCAGCCGCCCGGATGGATGCCGACCTACCTGCACACCCGATACGTGCCGCGTGACCGGGAGCCGGGCACCCTAGGCCACCTCGCCGTCGCCACGTCGCCCGAGGAACGCTTCGCGATCCAGTTCTCAAAGGTGCTCGACCTCGGAGTCGGCTACAGCCACTGGACCGAGCAGTGGCAGCGGCACTTCGGTGGCGAAATCCATTCGCTGCTCGCGACGAGGCCGATCTTCCAGCAGGAGCAGTACAACCTGATGCAGTACCGGCTACTCAACGGCCCCGTGATCGACGGGGACGGGTTCAACGATGGCACCACAAACTTCTACATGCTGGTCAAGCTCGGCGTGGCCGGCTCCGACGACACAGCGCTGCCGCAGCGCTACGCCATCCTGTGGATCGACGAGCAGACGTACTTCACACAACGTTGGCGGCTCCTCGACCCCACCGAGGATGTCCTCGGCGACCTGTTCTCGCTGGCACACTCGCTGAAGCGGAACCCCGAATGGTTCCACTTCTCCCGCGAACGGTTCTGGTCGCCCTTCACGGACGACCTGGTCAACGACAACAGCCGCATGGCCGTACGGCGCCAGATCGTCGCGGTCACCGGCTACAACCGCGCCGATCAGCGGCACGAGATCTACACGATCTGCTTCAACTATGGCGTAAGTGACCACACGTGGCGTTGGCGACGCTACCCAGCCGCCGAGCAGGTCATCGTCGAAGCCGCGACAGCGCAGGACGCCGACCAAGATTTTCCCACCATCATGAAGAGCGGGCCAGCCAACGCGTACGTCGCCGTCAACACCCTGGACCTACGCGATGACACGACGCTGCACGTGCGCGGCACGAAACGCGCGCGCGCCGACGCGCCGCTGCGCGCAGGCCGCTGGGTGCAACGCTATCTGCCCGCCGACTGCCGGCACGTGCCGGCACCGCACCAGTTGACGGGCGGGAAGCCGAAGGCCGGCTTCGGTCACGCGTGGGACTTCGTATCCGAGACCGCGTACCGCCGGGCCGACCAGTTTTACCAGTTCGGGGTCTACGAACCAAACATCGATTCGCGCTGCCAGTACTACGAAGTGGAGCTGCTGCCCGGCGAGGACGGGCTGGTGCCCAACGTCGAGGACGTCGTCGGCAGCGTTTGGCGCAACGACGGGGAAAGCAGCCCAGTTGAGCGGCTGCACCACAACACGACGAACTTTGTATGGACGCCGACCAAGAACGACAGCGGCATGATAGAGCTGTCCGGCCGTGCGCTCCTGCGCGACCGGCGCACCCTGCCCACGATGTCGATGTACGAATCGACGACACGCTTCCGCATCCTCGAACGCAAGCCACACGGGCTGATCGCCGTCTTCTACGACAAGCGTGACGACGAGCTCCAGCCCGCCAGCGACCTGCCGCACGAAACCGTCTTCCGCGAGGACTTCGAAGACGCCGCCATCCCCACCGAGTGGGAGAACGAGACAGGTGGTCAGGCGTGCGCGCCGACACCCATCCCACGTCCGCCCAGGACCATCCGCTGCCTCGTGAAACGCAACAAGCGGGTGCTCCACCCGCCGATCGTGCGCAAGGCGCAGGTCGTCGTCCGCGGCGTAAATTTGTCCATCTCCTTCTGGACGCCGCAGACCGAAGACGACGTTAATGAGAACGTCTGGAAGGTCAGTCTTGCCGCCATCGACGAGACCGGCGTCGTACCGATCTGCAGCCTCACACGACACCCAAACTTCATCCGACGCGGTCGTCCCGACGCCCCCCTGCCCTTCGATCACGCCGGGGAACTCGGCGACGAATGGCGATACGACGGCCTGTACAAGGTTGACCCGAAGATGATCGAGCGCGTGAACCGCTTCTGCACACCGGCCGGGCACGTCGACTACGCCACCAGCCTCTGGTTTGAGGACATCGTCGGGCACCGCAGCGTCGCACAGGAGACGCTATTCGGCTGA
- a CDS encoding peptidoglycan-binding domain-containing protein, whose product MAKLLQIGIVYPNEMRSGIGHVACTLGGVNYESRGGRGCLRGSAARGAAHPLFKHRFHRVLTDDQAKAAKEWADRCVGLPYVWGAVPVLAPPPKKGGDCSGLVSGILCAAEGKRAVRRFSTGIWKAHFKDLGFVEGLGSGILDAAAIGVADRPYPGTPVGLNSPKKDHVKWIQARLNFAAGNKHAVLGGKPLAVDGDYGPKTQKVVIAFQKRHGLQGQGMCGPKTWPLLNAIR is encoded by the coding sequence ATGGCAAAGCTCCTGCAGATCGGAATCGTCTATCCGAACGAGATGCGCTCCGGCATCGGGCACGTGGCGTGCACCCTCGGAGGGGTGAACTACGAGAGCCGGGGCGGGCGTGGCTGCCTGAGAGGCTCAGCGGCGCGCGGGGCAGCCCACCCGCTGTTCAAGCATCGGTTCCACCGGGTGCTGACCGACGATCAGGCCAAGGCCGCCAAAGAGTGGGCCGACCGGTGCGTCGGGCTGCCCTACGTGTGGGGGGCGGTCCCGGTGCTCGCTCCGCCTCCAAAGAAAGGTGGTGACTGCTCCGGCTTGGTGTCCGGAATCTTGTGCGCCGCCGAGGGCAAGCGGGCCGTCCGTCGATTCTCGACGGGAATCTGGAAGGCACACTTCAAGGACCTCGGGTTCGTCGAAGGTCTCGGTAGCGGCATCCTGGACGCAGCGGCGATCGGCGTCGCGGACCGGCCCTACCCGGGTACGCCGGTCGGGCTGAACAGCCCGAAGAAAGATCACGTGAAGTGGATCCAGGCCCGGCTGAACTTCGCCGCGGGCAACAAGCATGCCGTCTTGGGTGGCAAGCCGTTGGCGGTCGACGGCGACTATGGCCCTAAGACGCAGAAGGTGGTTATCGCGTTCCAGAAGCGCCACGGCCTGCAGGGCCAGGGCATGTGCGGGCCGAAAACCTGGCCGCTGCTAAACGCCATCCGGTAG
- a CDS encoding RecQ family ATP-dependent DNA helicase — protein sequence MMTIFRSWRLRRAARRHFGWQRLRDTQMRAMRALLAGRDALVVLPTGGGKSAVYQVPATLLRGPTVVISPLLALQQDQMSNLNERDDPALRAVRISSAESQSKQEAALAELRSGTARFLFITPEQLSSPERLAQVHALRPALVAVDEAHCISSWGHDFRPDYLAIGHLIRGLGRPPVVALTATASPPVRDDITTRLGMRKPRLVLSGLDRPNLFVAAAHCPSEDYRWRRLLTLLKEADPPGIVYVPTRRAAEDLAQRLSDAGYPAQAYHGGMTAGLRRSRHEDFLADRVPIMVATSAFGMGIDKPNIRWVAHVALPDSPDSYLQEIGRAGRDGEPARALLLYRAEDTALQRFFTGGAPDRDELRAIAALLHAGPLTRTALAKATGLSPRKIASHISLLEQVGAITTGPRGELRAGPYSPLPDQAAREALAEYGRYQAGQRSRTDMMRRFAESRGCRMQSLLGYFGEQLSRPCGHCDNCHGGTSEALPDDGPYPLHSIVRHPKWGSGMVLGYEKDRMTVLFDEVGYKTLSVSVVHAQGLLALEANPR from the coding sequence ATGATGACGATCTTCCGCTCCTGGCGGTTACGCCGCGCCGCCCGTCGGCACTTCGGCTGGCAGAGGCTGCGCGACACGCAGATGCGCGCCATGCGGGCCCTGCTCGCGGGCCGTGACGCGCTGGTCGTCCTGCCGACCGGGGGCGGGAAGTCCGCGGTGTACCAGGTTCCCGCCACGCTGCTGCGCGGCCCGACGGTGGTGATCTCACCGCTACTGGCACTACAGCAAGACCAGATGAGCAACCTCAACGAGCGTGACGATCCCGCGTTGCGGGCGGTCCGGATCAGTTCCGCGGAGAGCCAGAGCAAGCAGGAGGCCGCGCTGGCCGAGCTGCGCTCGGGTACGGCGAGATTCCTGTTCATCACCCCGGAGCAGCTCAGCTCGCCGGAACGGCTGGCCCAGGTCCACGCGCTGCGCCCGGCGCTGGTGGCGGTTGACGAAGCGCATTGCATCTCGTCGTGGGGCCACGACTTCCGCCCCGACTACCTGGCCATCGGCCACCTCATCCGCGGCCTGGGCAGACCGCCCGTCGTGGCACTGACCGCCACGGCGTCGCCGCCGGTGCGCGATGACATCACCACGCGGCTCGGTATGCGTAAGCCGCGGCTGGTCTTGTCCGGGCTGGATCGCCCGAACCTCTTCGTGGCGGCCGCGCACTGCCCCAGCGAGGACTACCGCTGGCGCAGGTTGCTCACGCTGCTCAAGGAAGCCGACCCTCCCGGCATCGTGTACGTGCCGACCCGGCGTGCCGCCGAGGACCTCGCGCAACGGCTGTCCGACGCGGGTTATCCCGCACAGGCCTACCACGGTGGCATGACGGCCGGGCTACGTCGCAGCCGCCACGAAGACTTCCTCGCCGACCGGGTGCCGATCATGGTCGCCACCTCGGCGTTCGGCATGGGCATCGACAAGCCGAACATCCGCTGGGTGGCACACGTGGCCCTGCCCGATTCACCGGACAGCTATCTACAGGAGATCGGGCGGGCAGGACGCGACGGTGAACCGGCCCGGGCGTTGCTGCTCTACCGAGCCGAGGACACTGCCCTGCAACGCTTCTTCACCGGCGGCGCACCTGACCGGGACGAGCTGCGGGCGATCGCCGCCCTCCTGCATGCCGGCCCGCTGACGCGCACCGCGCTGGCCAAGGCCACCGGCCTGAGCCCCCGCAAGATCGCCAGCCACATCAGCCTGCTCGAGCAGGTGGGGGCGATCACGACGGGGCCGAGAGGCGAACTGAGGGCCGGCCCGTATTCCCCGCTTCCAGACCAGGCGGCACGGGAGGCGCTGGCCGAGTACGGCCGCTACCAGGCCGGGCAGCGCTCCCGCACCGACATGATGCGCCGCTTCGCCGAAAGCCGTGGCTGCCGGATGCAGTCGCTGCTCGGCTACTTCGGAGAGCAGCTGAGCCGACCCTGCGGCCACTGCGACAACTGCCACGGCGGCACCTCCGAAGCGCTCCCCGACGACGGCCCATACCCACTCCACAGCATCGTGCGGCACCCCAAATGGGGATCAGGCATGGTCCTCGGGTACGAAAAGGACCGCATGACGGTGCTCTTCGACGAGGTCGGCTACAAGACCCTGTCGGTCTCTGTCGTGCACGCGCAGGGCCTGCTGGCGCTGGAGGCTAATCCCCGATGA
- a CDS encoding pilin: MHMISVLNDLVLAAAPPDGGGPKSIAQVISNITGWVMGIIALVATMFLVIGGLRYMAAGGDPAQVEQAKGNVKSALIGYALAVLAPVILQVLQGILGG, translated from the coding sequence ATGCACATGATCTCTGTTCTCAACGATCTGGTTTTGGCCGCTGCTCCCCCTGATGGTGGAGGCCCGAAGTCCATTGCCCAGGTCATTTCCAACATCACTGGCTGGGTCATGGGCATCATCGCGTTGGTCGCGACGATGTTCCTGGTCATCGGTGGCCTGCGCTACATGGCCGCCGGCGGTGACCCGGCGCAGGTTGAGCAGGCGAAGGGCAACGTCAAGTCCGCGCTGATCGGCTACGCCCTGGCGGTGCTGGCCCCGGTGATCCTGCAGGTGCTGCAGGGCATCCTCGGCGGATGA
- a CDS encoding conjugal transfer protein TrbL family protein — MVDWMMNGLVSWLAEKVVDLLGGLLAFLASSMFVSPDVTVLPQVQSIADKSALVVGACFVLAIIAVGVAAMVGDSVEVRYGIKELLPRLVVGFVLSAFAVPLTGVLIGIANALTVSIAGTSAPTSEAVAFVRARIASAMTDEGSALLMAVIGLLIVVLMFMLVGTWLVRIGVLVVLAGVAPVALACYATPWTQGAAELWWRSLLGCLATPTLQAVAFTAGIDLLVDPEANLPILLGLPGSDAVNLMLVIVVLWVTIKIPGMMRRYATRSGSRNGGGVLLRAVFVQGFTRHLPLGRFGPSAVRGVR, encoded by the coding sequence ATGGTCGACTGGATGATGAACGGCCTGGTCAGCTGGCTCGCCGAGAAGGTCGTCGACCTTCTCGGCGGCCTGCTGGCCTTCCTCGCCTCGTCAATGTTCGTATCGCCGGACGTCACCGTCCTGCCGCAGGTGCAGTCGATCGCCGACAAGAGCGCCCTGGTCGTCGGCGCCTGCTTCGTCCTCGCGATCATCGCCGTGGGCGTCGCTGCGATGGTCGGCGACTCGGTCGAGGTGCGCTACGGAATCAAGGAGCTGCTCCCCCGGCTTGTCGTCGGGTTCGTGCTGTCCGCGTTCGCGGTCCCGCTGACCGGTGTGCTCATCGGCATCGCCAACGCCCTGACGGTGTCGATCGCCGGCACGTCCGCGCCGACCAGCGAGGCGGTAGCCTTCGTCCGGGCTCGGATCGCCTCGGCGATGACCGACGAGGGCTCCGCCCTGCTGATGGCGGTGATCGGGCTGCTCATCGTCGTGTTGATGTTCATGCTCGTCGGCACCTGGCTGGTGCGGATCGGTGTGCTGGTCGTCCTGGCCGGGGTCGCGCCGGTGGCCCTCGCGTGCTACGCCACGCCGTGGACGCAGGGTGCCGCCGAGTTGTGGTGGCGCAGCCTGCTGGGGTGCCTGGCCACACCCACGCTGCAGGCGGTCGCTTTTACGGCGGGCATCGACCTGCTGGTCGACCCGGAGGCGAACCTGCCGATCCTGCTCGGCCTACCTGGCTCGGACGCGGTGAACCTCATGCTCGTCATCGTCGTTCTATGGGTCACGATCAAGATCCCCGGGATGATGCGCCGGTATGCGACCCGCTCGGGGTCGCGGAACGGCGGCGGGGTTCTGCTGCGCGCGGTGTTCGTCCAGGGCTTCACCCGTCACTTGCCGCTCGGCCGATTTGGCCCTAGCGCCGTGCGAGGTGTCCGATGA
- a CDS encoding sialidase family protein — translation MPRPVVLAAATLLVVAVGGVTAAEAATPGAGTVSSTTPTASWTGGPFAVPNTTATTGALACNAAAPCDDYALTVDVPSGYDANNDLKIKVSWPNSAADFDVYLYNSSGAEVGQAASTANPETLVVPPVAGQYTVRVVPFTPLGESYSATAELTAKPAAPAPGPVGAASFTNYPAPGTLPRAHDAGEPSIGVNWKTGKVMYQAYTDTYRVSFDDSKSPATAVWEDKSAHLPKCTANASLDPILFTDHDTGRTFESQLAGKTSLMCYTDDDGETWTPSQGGGINSGVDHQTVGGGRWSPNGVGGTPLYPNAVYYCSQDIADALCATSRDGGLTFGPAVPMYTLLDCGGLHGHVKVSPKDGTVYVPNKGCGGNQAVAVSEDNGLTWQVRKVPTSLPADSDPSVGIGSDGTVYFGYQNADGHAHVAVSHDKGRTWESDQDVGAALGVQNVVFPAVVAGDPDRAAFAFLGTTTGGNYQDAQNFTGEWHLYVTVTYDGGRTWSLTDATPNDAVQKGSICTGGTTCGTDRNLLDFMDIQVDKQGRVLVGYADGCGACATGGAQNFDALATIARQSGGKSLFAAYDAVATSTRTKK, via the coding sequence GTGCCGCGCCCGGTGGTGCTCGCCGCGGCGACGCTGCTCGTCGTGGCGGTCGGCGGCGTGACCGCCGCCGAAGCGGCCACTCCGGGCGCCGGGACGGTGTCGTCGACCACCCCGACCGCCAGCTGGACCGGGGGTCCCTTCGCCGTGCCCAACACGACGGCGACGACAGGCGCGCTGGCGTGCAATGCCGCGGCGCCGTGCGACGACTACGCCCTCACCGTCGACGTCCCGTCGGGGTACGACGCCAACAACGACCTGAAGATCAAGGTCAGCTGGCCCAACTCCGCCGCTGACTTCGATGTCTACCTGTACAACAGCAGCGGCGCGGAGGTTGGCCAGGCCGCCTCGACCGCCAACCCCGAGACCCTGGTCGTGCCGCCGGTGGCTGGTCAGTACACGGTGCGGGTCGTGCCGTTCACCCCGCTGGGCGAAAGCTACTCGGCGACTGCCGAGCTCACGGCGAAGCCGGCCGCTCCGGCGCCCGGGCCGGTGGGGGCCGCCTCCTTCACCAACTATCCGGCCCCTGGGACGCTGCCGCGCGCCCATGACGCCGGAGAGCCGTCGATCGGCGTCAACTGGAAGACCGGCAAGGTCATGTACCAGGCGTACACCGACACCTACCGGGTCTCCTTCGACGACAGCAAGTCCCCGGCCACGGCGGTCTGGGAGGACAAGAGCGCGCACCTGCCCAAATGCACGGCCAATGCCTCGCTGGACCCGATCCTGTTCACTGACCATGACACGGGCCGCACGTTCGAGTCGCAACTGGCCGGCAAGACCTCGCTGATGTGCTACACGGACGACGACGGCGAGACCTGGACCCCGTCGCAGGGTGGGGGCATCAACTCCGGCGTCGACCACCAGACCGTCGGCGGCGGCCGCTGGTCACCCAACGGCGTCGGCGGGACCCCGCTGTACCCGAACGCCGTCTACTACTGCTCGCAGGACATCGCCGACGCGCTCTGCGCGACCAGTCGCGACGGCGGCCTGACCTTCGGGCCGGCCGTGCCGATGTACACCCTGCTGGACTGCGGCGGCCTGCACGGGCACGTCAAGGTCTCGCCGAAGGACGGCACGGTCTACGTACCCAACAAGGGCTGCGGCGGCAACCAGGCCGTCGCGGTCTCCGAGGACAACGGCCTGACCTGGCAGGTCCGCAAGGTGCCGACCAGCCTGCCGGCGGACAGCGACCCATCGGTGGGCATCGGCTCCGACGGCACGGTGTACTTCGGCTACCAGAACGCCGACGGTCACGCCCACGTCGCGGTCTCGCACGACAAGGGCCGCACCTGGGAGAGCGACCAGGACGTCGGCGCCGCGCTCGGCGTGCAGAACGTGGTGTTCCCGGCCGTCGTCGCCGGCGACCCCGACCGGGCCGCCTTCGCCTTCCTCGGTACGACCACCGGTGGCAACTACCAGGACGCCCAGAACTTCACCGGCGAGTGGCACCTGTACGTCACCGTCACCTACGACGGCGGGCGTACCTGGTCGCTGACCGATGCGACGCCGAACGACGCGGTACAGAAGGGCTCGATCTGCACCGGCGGCACGACCTGCGGCACCGATCGGAACCTGCTCGACTTCATGGACATCCAGGTCGACAAGCAGGGCCGCGTCCTTGTGGGATACGCCGACGGGTGCGGTGCCTGTGCCACCGGCGGCGCCCAGAACTTCGACGCGCTGGCCACCATCGCCCGGCAGAGCGGTGGGAAGTCGCTGTTCGCCGCGTACGACGCGGTGGCGACGTCGACGAGGACGAAGAAATGA
- the shbA gene encoding RNA polymerase sigma factor ShbA, producing MTTATEPELVRRAAAGDRAAAAALLADLRPRLVRYCRVRLGRIGGAHTTADDVAQEVCLAVLRALPRYREQGRPFSAFVFAVAAHKVADAQRAAVRDSAVAVTDTPLERSDATPGPEEQAVATDLAHRLFVLLRRLPNVQREIITLRVAVGLTAEEVGTILGMSAPAVRVAQSRALARLRALAGDGLDEVAA from the coding sequence ATGACCACAGCGACCGAGCCAGAGTTGGTCCGCCGGGCCGCCGCCGGCGACCGGGCCGCGGCGGCCGCCCTGCTCGCCGACCTGCGGCCACGGCTCGTCCGCTACTGCCGGGTCCGGCTGGGCCGCATCGGCGGGGCGCACACCACGGCCGACGACGTCGCGCAAGAGGTGTGCCTGGCGGTGCTGAGAGCCCTTCCCCGCTACCGGGAGCAGGGAAGGCCGTTCTCCGCGTTCGTCTTCGCTGTCGCCGCGCACAAGGTCGCCGACGCCCAACGGGCGGCGGTGCGGGACTCCGCCGTCGCCGTCACCGATACCCCGCTTGAGCGATCGGACGCCACACCGGGGCCGGAGGAACAGGCCGTCGCGACAGATCTGGCCCATCGACTCTTTGTGCTGCTGCGCCGCCTCCCCAACGTGCAACGGGAGATCATCACGCTGCGGGTGGCGGTCGGTCTCACGGCTGAAGAGGTCGGCACGATCCTCGGCATGTCGGCACCGGCCGTACGCGTGGCCCAGTCCCGAGCCCTCGCCCGACTCCGTGCCCTTGCCGGCGACGGACTCGACGAGGTGGCGGCATGA